The Brevibacillus brevis genome contains a region encoding:
- the truA gene encoding tRNA pseudouridine(38-40) synthase TruA: MKRLRCVLAYDGTDFSGFQVQPDQVTVQGEIEAALKRVTGEDIQVFGSGRTDAGVHARGQVIHFDTSSNIPMDKWRFVLNNQLPDSIVIRTVEEVDASFHARFDVQVKEYRYCIDNNPVADVFRHRYADHVRFPLDVDAMQQAAHYLVGEHDFTSFCSAKTFVEDKVRTVYGLTVEKIGDEVWVTCRGNGFLYNMVRIIVGTLVEVGQGKRSPAELREILAACDREKAGKTAPAKGLTMWEVVY, encoded by the coding sequence ATGAAGCGACTGCGATGTGTATTGGCATATGACGGGACTGACTTCAGCGGTTTTCAGGTACAGCCAGATCAAGTAACGGTCCAGGGTGAAATTGAGGCCGCATTGAAGAGGGTTACCGGAGAGGATATCCAAGTCTTCGGTTCAGGCCGGACAGATGCGGGTGTTCATGCGCGCGGTCAAGTGATTCACTTTGATACGTCGAGCAACATTCCGATGGATAAATGGCGGTTTGTGTTGAACAATCAGTTGCCTGATTCTATTGTCATTCGGACAGTCGAAGAGGTCGATGCCTCTTTTCATGCGCGTTTTGACGTGCAAGTTAAAGAATATCGATATTGTATCGACAACAATCCAGTGGCAGATGTGTTTCGACATCGTTACGCCGACCATGTCCGGTTTCCGTTAGATGTGGACGCGATGCAGCAGGCTGCTCATTATTTGGTGGGTGAACATGATTTTACTTCCTTTTGCTCGGCAAAGACATTCGTTGAGGACAAGGTTCGGACTGTGTACGGGCTCACCGTAGAAAAAATCGGAGACGAGGTATGGGTAACATGCCGAGGCAACGGCTTTTTGTATAACATGGTTCGAATTATTGTGGGGACTTTGGTTGAAGTAGGGCAAGGAAAAAGAAGCCCTGCTGAACTGAGGGAGATCCTCGCCGCATGTGATCGGGAAAAGGCAGGTAAGACAGCACCAGCCAAGGGTCTGACCATGTGGGAAGTTGTCTACTAG
- the rplM gene encoding 50S ribosomal protein L13, with product MRTTYMAKPLEVERKWYIVDAEGQTLGRLASEVASILRGKLKPEFTPHVDAGDFVIVINADKVKLTGNKLNDKIYYTHSLYPGGLKKTTAGAMLNKRPDRMFELAVKGMLPKNSLGRQMFTKLKVYAGTEHPHAAQKPEVWQIRG from the coding sequence ATGCGTACCACATATATGGCGAAACCGCTCGAAGTTGAGCGCAAATGGTACATCGTTGACGCTGAAGGCCAAACGCTGGGTCGTCTGGCGAGCGAAGTAGCTTCTATCCTGCGCGGAAAATTGAAACCAGAATTCACTCCTCACGTTGACGCTGGCGATTTCGTAATCGTAATCAACGCTGACAAAGTGAAATTGACTGGTAACAAACTGAACGACAAAATTTACTACACTCACTCCCTGTATCCAGGTGGTCTGAAAAAAACCACTGCTGGCGCAATGCTGAATAAGAGACCAGATCGTATGTTCGAACTGGCGGTAAAAGGCATGCTGCCTAAAAACAGCCTGGGACGTCAAATGTTCACCAAGCTGAAAGTATACGCTGGAACTGAGCATCCGCACGCAGCACAAAAACCAGAAGTTTGGCAAATTCGCGGTTAA
- the rpsI gene encoding 30S ribosomal protein S9 — MAQVQYYGTGRRKHSVARVRLVPGEGRIVINKREMDTYFGLETLKLIVKQPLVLTETLGRYDVLVNVNGGGTTGQAGAIRHGVARALLKADPELRGALKRAGFLTRDPRMKERKKYGLKAARRAPQFSKR; from the coding sequence GTGGCACAAGTACAATACTACGGTACAGGTCGTCGTAAGCACTCCGTAGCACGCGTTCGCCTGGTTCCAGGTGAAGGTCGCATCGTGATCAACAAGCGTGAAATGGATACTTACTTTGGTTTGGAAACACTGAAATTGATCGTAAAACAACCACTCGTTCTGACTGAAACTCTTGGTCGTTACGATGTATTGGTTAACGTAAACGGCGGCGGAACCACTGGTCAAGCTGGTGCAATCCGTCACGGCGTTGCTCGCGCTCTGCTGAAAGCAGATCCGGAACTGCGCGGCGCTCTGAAACGCGCTGGCTTCCTGACTCGCGATCCTCGTATGAAAGAACGTAAGAAATACGGCTTGAAAGCAGCTCGTCGCGCACCTCAATTCTCCAAGCGCTAA
- a CDS encoding site-specific integrase: protein MASFQKYTTKGGIRWMYKYYSTVDPETGKKKPSTKRGFKTKKEAQLDAARTEQQLAEGTFITEDKSSVTFEQVFKQWFETISSTYKPSTRKAVLSKFNKRILPHFRKLKMKDISKAYCQDVINKVAEEIKSVENMKMYANQIFEYAITKEILVNNPLKGVIIPKKDEEFIVNEDEPERNYWEKHEIKEFLEFAKRECTMRDYLMFHLLIYTGGRKGEVLALRWSDIDFKAKTIHFNKTLFYEKGKYVSLTSKTAASRRFISMDDTTAGLLKKYRTGQSGASVVHLHSKDNEMVFTREDGSPLRLAYPNDKLDEITKSNNLHPITVHGLRHTHASLLFEAGASIKEVQERLGHSDIKMTMNIYTHVTRMVKEQTASRFEKFMEL from the coding sequence ATGGCCAGTTTTCAAAAGTATACGACTAAAGGCGGCATAAGATGGATGTACAAGTATTACTCTACAGTCGATCCGGAAACAGGTAAAAAGAAGCCGTCTACAAAAAGGGGTTTCAAAACAAAGAAAGAGGCGCAACTAGATGCAGCTCGTACAGAACAGCAGCTAGCAGAAGGAACGTTCATTACAGAGGACAAGAGCAGCGTTACCTTTGAACAAGTCTTTAAACAATGGTTTGAGACGATTTCAAGCACCTATAAACCCAGCACTCGAAAAGCTGTACTATCGAAATTCAATAAGCGCATTCTCCCCCACTTTAGAAAATTAAAAATGAAGGACATCAGTAAAGCTTATTGCCAAGATGTGATTAATAAGGTTGCCGAAGAAATTAAATCGGTCGAAAACATGAAAATGTATGCGAATCAAATATTTGAGTATGCGATCACTAAAGAAATCCTTGTAAACAATCCGTTAAAAGGAGTGATCATTCCGAAGAAAGACGAGGAGTTTATTGTAAACGAAGATGAACCCGAACGTAATTACTGGGAGAAACACGAGATTAAAGAATTTTTAGAGTTTGCTAAGCGCGAGTGTACAATGCGGGATTACTTAATGTTCCATCTCCTAATTTACACTGGCGGACGTAAAGGGGAAGTTCTGGCCTTGCGCTGGAGCGACATCGATTTTAAAGCCAAAACCATTCATTTCAACAAAACTTTGTTCTATGAAAAAGGGAAGTATGTATCTCTGACGTCCAAAACAGCCGCTTCTAGACGTTTTATCAGCATGGATGACACAACGGCAGGGTTACTCAAAAAATACCGTACAGGGCAATCTGGAGCTTCGGTTGTACATCTCCATTCAAAAGATAATGAAATGGTTTTTACTCGTGAAGATGGGTCCCCGCTACGACTCGCATATCCAAATGACAAATTAGATGAGATTACTAAATCAAACAATCTTCATCCAATTACAGTCCACGGCTTACGCCACACTCACGCCTCCCTTTTATTTGAAGCTGGTGCCAGCATCAAAGAAGTTCAGGAGCGTCTCGGTCATTCCGATATCAAAATGACGATGAACATCTACACCCACGTTACCCGAATGGTCAAAGAGCAAACTGCATCCCGATTTGAGAAGTTCATGGAGCTATGA
- a CDS encoding ImmA/IrrE family metallo-endopeptidase: MTYEELYQEATQLGIDIYEMPLKPRIKGLYSDNIIGINKFIPTSIEKLCVLAEELGHYFTSSGDILDQSKIVNRKQEKRARSWGYEKLIPLSAFVQAHKHGVRNRYELADYLGVTEDFLESALNRYIEKYGTHVMVGTSIVTFEPLGVAELFE, from the coding sequence ATGACCTACGAGGAACTCTACCAGGAGGCAACCCAACTAGGAATAGACATCTATGAAATGCCTTTAAAGCCAAGAATTAAAGGATTGTATAGCGACAATATTATTGGCATAAATAAATTTATCCCAACAAGCATTGAAAAGCTTTGTGTACTCGCTGAGGAGTTAGGCCATTACTTTACTTCATCTGGAGATATCTTAGATCAATCAAAAATTGTTAATCGGAAACAAGAAAAAAGAGCAAGAAGCTGGGGTTATGAAAAACTTATTCCTCTCAGTGCATTTGTCCAAGCCCATAAACATGGAGTTAGAAATCGATACGAGCTTGCTGATTATCTTGGAGTAACAGAAGATTTTCTTGAATCCGCTTTAAACAGATACATTGAAAAATACGGGACACATGTAATGGTTGGTACTTCTATTGTTACTTTTGAGCCATTGGGTGTAGCAGAACTTTTTGAGTAA
- a CDS encoding helix-turn-helix domain-containing protein translates to MKSFGDKVKELRIGRRLSQDELAEKLNERFGSAINKSMISKWENNLSEPKLETARMIALFFNESLDDLLSLNNDIQTIAAHHDGEDWTDEELKEIERFKEFVKLKRKQQE, encoded by the coding sequence ATGAAGTCGTTTGGAGATAAGGTAAAAGAATTAAGAATTGGACGCAGGTTATCCCAAGATGAATTAGCTGAAAAACTAAATGAACGTTTCGGCAGTGCCATTAACAAGAGCATGATTTCAAAATGGGAGAATAATCTAAGCGAACCAAAATTGGAAACCGCTCGAATGATTGCCTTATTCTTCAATGAGTCCTTGGATGATTTACTAAGTCTTAATAACGACATTCAAACAATCGCGGCTCATCATGATGGAGAAGATTGGACTGATGAAGAATTAAAAGAAATTGAACGGTTTAAAGAATTTGTGAAACTAAAGAGAAAACAGCAGGAGTGA
- a CDS encoding helix-turn-helix domain-containing protein, whose translation MRIIKRRHTPYTKFKALLDERGINQKEVANLLGKSTSAFNQNLNGTGGDFSLSEVRLICTTYEISADEYFLSPLVSN comes from the coding sequence TTGCGAATCATCAAGCGACGTCATACCCCTTACACAAAATTCAAAGCGCTTCTGGATGAACGTGGCATAAATCAAAAAGAAGTTGCGAATTTACTAGGTAAATCTACATCCGCTTTCAATCAAAATCTGAATGGAACAGGTGGTGACTTCTCACTCTCAGAGGTCCGTCTCATCTGTACTACTTATGAGATAAGTGCAGATGAGTATTTTTTAAGTCCGTTGGTTTCGAATTAG
- a CDS encoding DUF771 domain-containing protein, with protein MNSTEVITVSIDEQFIRNLVEEKIRSVLNDSEMGCWWDLKRLEVETCRKRDWLIENILLNPEFKEEMAEISNGRESGRWMFRAKEMQAFLDRHFHYLNRRASQKTSA; from the coding sequence TTGAACTCAACAGAGGTAATAACGGTAAGTATTGACGAGCAATTCATCCGTAACCTTGTAGAAGAGAAAATCAGGAGCGTTTTGAACGATAGTGAGATGGGCTGCTGGTGGGATCTGAAACGTCTTGAAGTGGAAACTTGCAGAAAACGCGACTGGCTTATCGAAAACATTCTCCTGAATCCAGAATTTAAAGAAGAAATGGCTGAAATATCGAATGGCCGTGAAAGTGGCCGATGGATGTTTCGAGCAAAGGAAATGCAGGCGTTCTTAGATCGGCACTTCCATTACTTGAATAGGCGTGCTTCTCAAAAAACCAGTGCCTAG
- a CDS encoding conserved phage C-terminal domain-containing protein, with protein sequence MDKTALHDDRLSWKAKGIIAYMLSLPDDWTFFVEELATHASDGEDSLRTGLKELKRLGYLHRFPVKENGKIVKWETHVFETPQEELPEEIKPQQEKPDVEKPDVEKPDVEKPDVEFPDVENPTLLSINNTKYLSLLSNKDNVPFAEIIEYLNQKAGTSYRATSKKTKQLITARWNEGFRLDDFMRVIDNKTTEWLNNPEWSKYLRPETLFSPKFEGYLNQKAFGKGGGASGTNSAALTPSREELYRKAGIK encoded by the coding sequence ATGGACAAAACAGCCTTGCATGATGATCGTTTGAGCTGGAAGGCAAAAGGCATTATCGCCTATATGTTGTCGCTGCCCGATGACTGGACATTCTTCGTAGAGGAGTTGGCTACTCACGCATCTGATGGTGAGGACAGTCTAAGAACGGGGCTAAAGGAATTAAAGCGGTTGGGTTATCTGCACCGCTTCCCTGTAAAAGAAAACGGCAAGATCGTCAAATGGGAGACACATGTTTTTGAAACACCACAAGAGGAGTTGCCAGAAGAGATAAAACCACAACAGGAAAAACCAGATGTGGAAAAACCAGATGTGGAAAAACCAGATGTGGAAAAACCAGATGTGGAGTTTCCAGATGTGGAAAATCCGACACTACTAAGTATTAATAATACTAAGTATTTATCTTTACTAAGTAATAAAGATAATGTCCCTTTTGCTGAAATCATTGAATACCTAAACCAAAAAGCAGGGACAAGCTATCGAGCGACCAGTAAAAAAACAAAGCAGCTTATTACTGCTCGATGGAACGAAGGATTCCGACTAGATGACTTTATGCGAGTTATTGATAACAAGACGACTGAATGGCTGAACAATCCTGAATGGTCTAAATACCTCAGACCTGAGACATTGTTTTCGCCAAAGTTTGAAGGATATCTGAATCAAAAGGCTTTTGGCAAAGGAGGCGGAGCAAGTGGAACCAATTCGGCAGCCCTTACACCAAGTCGTGAAGAATTGTATCGAAAAGCAGGGATCAAGTGA
- a CDS encoding ATP-binding protein — translation MADIKRFERAKRNGEIHEYSDDDQMVLMATLAEYETAPGTIRGFQVIQDFTRGIEEWGAKGIYLFGENGLGKSHLLSAATKELRDHGISVVYTTAKLLIAHTRKPIGKWDYLNAYRAADVLIIDELGAEIPADWEMGELFTVLNGRQNRSPILYGSNFTVKELEARFNERQKGWGTRLMERIIESSVLEELTGDSRRFDLHIENTEQLNRRLMKHD, via the coding sequence ATGGCCGACATCAAACGTTTTGAGAGAGCCAAGCGCAACGGTGAAATACACGAATATAGCGATGATGACCAAATGGTTCTAATGGCTACTTTAGCGGAGTATGAGACGGCACCCGGAACAATCCGTGGCTTTCAAGTGATCCAGGACTTTACTCGCGGCATCGAGGAGTGGGGAGCCAAGGGAATCTACCTATTTGGAGAAAACGGACTCGGAAAGAGCCATCTGCTGTCGGCGGCGACGAAAGAATTGCGAGATCATGGTATCAGTGTCGTGTATACGACAGCCAAACTCTTGATTGCTCATACCCGCAAACCGATCGGCAAATGGGATTACCTAAACGCCTACAGAGCCGCAGATGTTTTGATCATCGACGAGCTGGGCGCAGAGATTCCGGCGGATTGGGAAATGGGGGAATTGTTCACAGTGTTAAACGGTAGACAGAACAGAAGCCCCATATTGTACGGTTCAAACTTTACGGTCAAGGAGCTGGAGGCAAGGTTTAACGAACGACAAAAAGGATGGGGTACCCGCTTGATGGAGCGCATTATTGAGTCCAGCGTTTTGGAAGAGTTGACCGGAGACAGTCGCCGCTTTGACTTGCACATTGAAAACACGGAGCAACTAAACAGGAGATTGATGAAGCATGATTGA
- the dnaB gene encoding replicative DNA helicase: MIDIQEMPHSEEAEKAVLGAIFCKPPAIAKVIDELTAMDFYRTRHQILYQGMADLYEKGDPIDLVTITSHLQEKKALDNAGGVPYITELVSYTPTAENIDYYAGIVLHKARRRKLIEINYQAYKDSLNNENVDEVLAQSEKLAAEIRERGKKRSVRPIREVALEAYEEIDRTFQQRGRTVGVPSGYPDLDKMTSGFHKQDLIILAARPSIGKTALALNIAQNASKSIGEPIMIFSLEMSAGKLVTRMVCAEGNIDASKLRSGWLEGDDWIRLTHALGIVSKTNIYIDDTPEIALGELRSKCRKMKQQEGLGLVIIDYLTKIRMDKPGRSREQEVSEIARTLKSMARELEVPVIALSQLSRGVEQRQDKRPMMSDLRESGQIEQEADLVAFLYRDDYYDKVTENKNILEVIIAKQRNGPIGTVELAFLKEFNKFVSLDHRFGKQQTIDDEPEERDTQWRQ, translated from the coding sequence ATGATTGATATTCAGGAGATGCCCCACAGCGAAGAAGCGGAGAAAGCGGTACTCGGGGCGATCTTCTGTAAGCCCCCTGCTATTGCAAAAGTCATCGATGAGCTAACGGCTATGGATTTCTACCGGACACGACATCAAATCCTCTACCAAGGCATGGCTGACTTGTACGAGAAAGGCGATCCGATTGACCTGGTAACGATAACAAGTCATTTACAAGAAAAGAAGGCGCTGGATAATGCGGGGGGAGTCCCGTACATTACGGAATTGGTCAGCTATACACCGACAGCAGAGAACATCGACTACTATGCAGGGATCGTTTTACACAAGGCTCGGCGCAGAAAGCTTATTGAAATCAACTACCAAGCGTACAAGGACAGCCTCAACAATGAAAATGTCGATGAAGTGCTTGCTCAGTCTGAAAAACTGGCAGCCGAGATTCGGGAACGTGGTAAAAAGCGGTCTGTACGACCGATCAGGGAAGTTGCGTTGGAAGCATACGAGGAGATTGACAGAACGTTTCAGCAGCGCGGAAGGACGGTTGGGGTTCCGTCCGGATATCCTGATTTGGACAAAATGACGAGCGGATTTCATAAGCAAGATTTGATTATTCTGGCGGCTCGGCCTTCAATCGGAAAGACGGCACTGGCGCTAAATATCGCTCAAAACGCTTCAAAGAGTATAGGCGAACCAATCATGATCTTTTCATTGGAAATGAGTGCCGGGAAACTGGTTACGAGAATGGTGTGTGCGGAGGGCAATATTGACGCATCAAAGCTACGAAGCGGTTGGCTGGAAGGGGATGACTGGATTCGTTTGACGCACGCCTTGGGCATCGTCTCCAAGACGAACATCTATATAGACGATACACCTGAGATTGCTCTTGGAGAGCTTCGCTCAAAATGCCGGAAAATGAAGCAGCAGGAAGGGCTTGGCTTGGTCATCATTGACTACTTAACGAAAATAAGAATGGACAAGCCAGGGCGAAGCAGGGAGCAGGAAGTATCTGAGATAGCACGGACGCTCAAAAGCATGGCTCGTGAGTTGGAAGTACCTGTGATCGCGCTCTCTCAGCTCAGTCGCGGCGTAGAACAGCGGCAGGATAAGCGGCCGATGATGAGTGACTTACGTGAGTCAGGTCAAATTGAGCAAGAAGCAGATTTGGTCGCTTTTCTTTATCGTGATGATTACTACGATAAGGTAACGGAAAACAAGAACATCTTGGAGGTCATCATTGCGAAACAACGGAACGGACCAATTGGAACGGTGGAGCTGGCCTTTCTCAAGGAGTTCAATAAGTTCGTGAGTCTCGATCATCGTTTTGGTAAGCAACAAACAATTGACGATGAACCAGAGGAGCGGGACACGCAGTGGCGGCAATGA
- a CDS encoding ORF6C domain-containing protein: MSNLQVFDYEGQRVLTTAQLAESYGTDNDNINDNFQNNVTRYKEGKHFFALKGDELKQFKASQKVSGNLKYAPVIYLWTEKGAWLHAKSLNTDEAWEAYEMLVDDYYRVIENPSAYASLSPEVKAIFFLDQKQQEIESRVERLEESKTIDYGQQLLLQNAARQQAVQVLGGKDGQAYQDSSLRGKVFSSIWRDFKGYFNVDSYRNTRVLDLEKAKEYINDWRPQGKLLREIEDANSQLAFS, from the coding sequence GTGAGTAACTTACAGGTGTTTGACTACGAGGGCCAAAGGGTATTGACCACAGCTCAGTTGGCTGAGTCATACGGAACAGATAACGACAACATCAACGACAACTTCCAAAATAACGTTACACGGTACAAAGAAGGCAAACACTTTTTCGCTCTTAAAGGTGACGAGTTAAAGCAGTTCAAAGCTTCCCAGAAAGTTTCGGGGAACCTCAAGTATGCTCCTGTAATTTATCTCTGGACTGAAAAAGGTGCATGGCTGCACGCGAAGTCTCTGAACACAGATGAAGCATGGGAAGCCTACGAAATGCTCGTGGACGACTACTATCGCGTTATCGAGAATCCTAGCGCATATGCTAGCTTGAGTCCCGAAGTAAAAGCGATCTTCTTCCTGGATCAGAAGCAACAAGAAATCGAGAGTCGTGTCGAGAGGCTAGAGGAAAGCAAGACAATCGACTACGGTCAGCAGCTCTTGCTTCAAAATGCAGCCAGACAGCAAGCAGTACAGGTCCTTGGCGGAAAAGATGGACAAGCTTACCAAGACAGCAGCTTGCGCGGAAAAGTGTTCTCGTCAATTTGGCGGGATTTCAAGGGATACTTCAACGTTGACTCATACCGAAATACTCGGGTCCTTGATCTGGAAAAGGCGAAGGAATACATCAACGATTGGCGTCCACAGGGAAAACTCCTTCGAGAAATTGAAGATGCCAATAGTCAGTTGGCGTTTTCGTAG
- a CDS encoding CBO0543 family protein — MLVNFIAVFLIPWILGAWLYTKNDKIVLTIAPTFSVLSFVVNHLGVQAGYWEIVPVLENKSFSGLFYDTGIYPVLATLLVYLIHRRRLNPFILIVLITSGTTFLESIGYYFGRVLYANGWNFGWTFVSYLIPFSLTYLYYIFLNKKGFYQE, encoded by the coding sequence ATGCTAGTTAATTTCATTGCCGTGTTTCTAATTCCATGGATTCTTGGAGCTTGGCTTTACACAAAAAACGATAAGATTGTATTGACCATTGCTCCAACATTCTCTGTCTTATCCTTCGTAGTAAATCATTTGGGTGTCCAAGCTGGTTATTGGGAGATAGTTCCTGTTCTTGAGAACAAATCGTTCTCAGGCCTGTTTTACGACACTGGAATTTATCCCGTACTGGCAACCCTGCTTGTTTATCTAATTCACAGGAGAAGGCTAAACCCTTTTATCTTGATTGTCTTAATTACTTCTGGAACGACTTTCCTTGAATCAATTGGATATTACTTTGGGAGAGTACTTTATGCTAATGGATGGAATTTCGGTTGGACCTTCGTTTCGTACCTGATTCCATTTTCTTTGACGTATTTGTACTACATTTTTCTGAATAAAAAAGGTTTTTACCAGGAGTGA
- a CDS encoding site-specific DNA-methyltransferase: MDIRKIPVFMIKAAEYNPRIDLQPGDPEYEKLKRSIQEFGYVEPLVWNERSGNLVGGHQRFKILVNELGRTEVDVSVVDLDDIKEKALNIALNKISGDWDEEMLAQVLTELQECDLDVELTGFDLDEVVDLINDYVNIEIDEPVKEDDFDIEDELSKIEEPVTRPGDLWILGRHRLLCGDSTNQSDVERLMDGKLAAMAFTDPPYNVDYTGKTKDALKIENDKMADGQFKEFLVTVYQNLFLVSEEGAPIYVCYAATEGANFKSAMKESGWLLKQCLVWVKNSFSIGRQDYHWRHEPILYGWKPGAAHRWYGDRKQDTVWEIDKPTRNGEHPTMKPIALVARALQNSSKRGDIAVDFFGGSGSTLVAAEQTERVAYLMEIDPKYCDVIVKRWEQLTGEIAVKA; this comes from the coding sequence ATGGACATACGGAAAATACCAGTCTTTATGATTAAGGCTGCTGAATATAACCCGCGAATAGATTTGCAGCCGGGCGACCCTGAATACGAGAAATTGAAACGATCCATTCAAGAGTTTGGCTACGTCGAGCCGCTGGTTTGGAATGAGCGAAGTGGAAACCTTGTCGGAGGGCATCAGCGATTCAAAATACTCGTCAACGAGTTAGGACGGACTGAGGTAGACGTATCAGTCGTTGACTTGGATGACATTAAGGAGAAGGCACTCAACATCGCTCTGAACAAAATCAGCGGGGATTGGGATGAGGAAATGCTCGCCCAGGTGTTGACGGAGCTACAGGAGTGCGATTTGGACGTAGAGCTCACAGGTTTTGATCTGGATGAAGTTGTAGATTTGATCAACGATTACGTCAACATTGAAATAGATGAACCAGTTAAAGAAGATGATTTCGATATTGAAGACGAGCTCTCTAAAATCGAAGAGCCAGTCACACGACCAGGCGACCTTTGGATTCTCGGGCGACATCGACTTTTGTGCGGAGATTCAACCAATCAATCGGACGTCGAACGGCTTATGGATGGCAAGCTTGCTGCAATGGCTTTCACCGATCCGCCGTACAACGTGGATTACACCGGTAAAACGAAGGATGCTCTTAAGATTGAAAACGACAAAATGGCAGACGGCCAGTTCAAGGAATTCCTGGTGACCGTCTATCAAAACCTCTTTCTCGTATCCGAAGAGGGAGCCCCTATCTATGTATGTTATGCGGCTACGGAGGGCGCAAATTTTAAATCAGCTATGAAAGAATCAGGATGGCTTTTGAAACAGTGTCTCGTTTGGGTAAAAAATAGTTTCTCTATTGGCCGACAGGATTACCATTGGCGACACGAGCCAATTCTCTACGGATGGAAGCCGGGGGCTGCACATCGATGGTACGGCGACCGCAAGCAGGACACGGTCTGGGAAATTGATAAGCCAACGCGCAATGGCGAGCATCCCACGATGAAGCCAATTGCTCTAGTTGCTCGAGCTTTACAGAACAGCAGTAAGCGTGGGGACATCGCGGTAGACTTCTTTGGCGGTTCTGGATCCACACTTGTTGCGGCTGAGCAAACCGAGAGGGTTGCCTACCTCATGGAGATTGACCCCAAATATTGTGATGTGATCGTAAAACGATGGGAACAACTCACTGGTGAAATAGCAGTGAAGGCATAA